The following coding sequences are from one Gigantopelta aegis isolate Gae_Host chromosome 15, Gae_host_genome, whole genome shotgun sequence window:
- the LOC121390604 gene encoding uncharacterized protein LOC121390604 produces the protein MDELDENGYCVIPDVVPAEECDQYVAEYKNWLSQFDDDDWPSQMHSIIHSYRIGHFDTTWRARLKTRKVFEEIWQTKKLLTSVDGVAISPPPEEGFNHYAADSRWLHLDQSGARKGLHVYQGALYLESTSETDYCFRVMKGSNRHCDEFYETHEKAKRKGRGVDFYKLTSEQVSWFKARDCDVIKVPVPKGGVIIWDSRTVHDNVRPEYGRPNTDRWRCVVFTCMGPAKWASPRDMAVKRKAYKQLQMTSHWPCQGVRVFESSCFSLKKVENIPDKMPEIACSDDVRRLCGNKAYDFEDEESNGPEWEPEWRT, from the coding sequence ATGGATGAACTGGATGAAAATGGCTACTGCGTCATACCAGACGTCGTACCTGCCGAGGAGTGTGACCAGTACGTAGCGGAGTACAAGAACTGGCTCTCTCAGTTCGATGACGACGACTGGCCTTCTCAGATGCACTCCATCATCCATAGCTACCGCATCGGCCACTTCGACACCACGTGGAGGGCGCGACTGAAGACGCGGAAAGTCTTTGAGGAAATCTGGCAGACTAAAAAACTACTGACAAGTGTCGACGGCGTCGCAATCTCGCCTCCGCCGGAAGAAGGATTCAACCATTACGCTGCAGATTCACGCTGGTTGCATTTGGACCAAAGCGGGGCTCGTAAGGGGTTGCACGTGTATCAGGGAGCCCTGTATCTGGAGAGCACGAGCGAGACCGACTACTGTTTCCGGGTCATGAAGGGGTCGAACAGACATTGCGACGAGTTTTACGAGACGCATGAAAAAGCGAAGAGGAAAGGAAGAGGCGTCGACTTCTATAAGCTGACGTCAGAGCAGGTCAGCTGGTTCAAAGCGCGAGACTGTGACGTCATCAAAGTTCCGGTACCAAAAGGCGGGGTTATAATCTGGGATTCGAGAACCGTTCACGACAACGTCAGACCGGAATACGGCAGACCCAATACAGACAGATGGCGCTGCGTCGTGTTCACGTGCATGGGGCCGGCGAAGTGGGCGTCACCACGGGATATGGCTGTCAAGAGGAAAGCCTACAAGCAgctgcagatgacgtcacaCTGGCCTTGCCAGGGCGTCAGGGTGTTCGAATCTAGCTGCTTCTCTCtcaagaaagtcgagaacaTCCCGGACAAGATGCCGGAAATCGCGTGTTCTGATGACGTCAGACGATTGTGTGGAAACAAAGCGTACGATTTTGAAGATGAAGAATCCAATGGGCCGGAGTGGGAACCAGAGTGGAGGACGTAA
- the LOC121390605 gene encoding uncharacterized protein LOC121390605: MAEAGNESTDSTLTYSRDRIMDELDENGYCVIPDVVPADECDQYAAEYKNWLSQFDYDDRPSQMHSIIKSYRIGHFDTTWRARLKTRKVFEEIWQTKKLLTSVDGVAISPPPEDGSNCYAADSCWLHLDQSGARKGLHVYQGALYLESTSETDYCFRVMKGSNRH, from the exons ATGGCTGAAGCTGGGAATGAAAGCACAGATTCAACTTTGACCTATTCAAG agATCGTATAATGGATGAACTGGACGAAAATGGCTACTGCGTCATACCAGACGTCGTACCTGCCGATGAGTGTGACCAGTACGCAGCGGAATACAAGAACTGGCTCTCTCAGTTCGACTACGACGACAGGCCTTCTCAGATGCACTCCATCATCAAAAGCTACCGCATCGGCCACTTCGACACGACGTGGAGGGCGCGACTGAAGACGCGAAAAGTCTTCGAGGAAATTTGGCAGACTAAAAAACTACTGACGAGCGTCGACGGTGTCGCAATCTCGCCTCCGCCGGAAGACGGGTCCAACTGTTACGCCGCGGATTCATGTTGGCTGCATTTAGACCAAAGCGGGGCTCGTAAGGGGTTGCACGTGTATCAGGGAGCCCTGTATCTGGAGAGCACGAGCGAGACCGACTACTGCTTCCGGGTCATGAAGGGGTCGAACAGACATTAG